ACAAGACGGACCTATTCCCTAGTAAAGGGTATAATCTTTTTATCATCTTGACTATCTCCATTCCCAAGTTTTCTATCACTATTATTACAGTTTGTAGAAAATAATCCAAGTTTTCCTTGATCTTTCATTAAGTGCTATATGTATTTAATTCAATCCTTATTCAAGATTCAACTTACCCTATGTATGAAGGAGACCAAAGTCAGAGTATTTATCCGTCTACATGAAAAAGAACCTGCAAGTTATCTTACAGGTTCTTTGAAATATTACTCGCTTAGGCCGTCGATGAATTCAGCAAGTGTCTGAAGTTCTTCGTCAGTACCTTTGAAGACAGCAGGCATGTTACCTTGACCATTCTTGGCAACGTCTGCAATTTCTTCAGCATTCAATTTAGTATCCAACAGACTTGGCGCAGTAGCACTGCCCCCGAACTCCCCACCGTGGCAGGAAGTACATGTCTGTGCTTGTGCGATTTTATATCCGTCAGAGTTCTTGTCGATCTCAACATCGACGATCGCTCCCTGCTTCTTGGCTGCTTCCCAGTCATGGTGGGCAACAGATTCCCAAGTAAGGTAGAAGATTGAAGCGATTGCCAACAGCATAAAACCAGTAGCAAGTGGACGCTTTGATGGACGGCGTTCTGGACCGCGGTCAATAAACGGCGCAAGCAATAATGCACCAAATGCAAGACCCGGAATTACCATAGCTCCAATTACTGTATATGGCCCGGAAGCATAAGAATATTTAAGCAATTGATATAAGAATAAGAAATACCAGTCTGGCAATGGAATATACCCTGTATCAGTAGGGTCGGCAATCCTCTCAAGCGGAGACGGGTGAGCAATTGTCAAGCTCAAGTATCCGATGAGGAAGACCGCACCAACCATCCATTCCTTCAACAGGAAGTTTGGCCAAAACGCTTCCGTTTTGCCAGGGTATTCCGAGTAGTCTTTCGGAATATTAGGCTTGCGTTCTGCAGGGACACGAGAGTCTCCTACGAACTTCATACCTTTACCACGATGCATCGAGCAATCCCCTCCTTTTTCCGTATCATTGGCGAATCACGGTTCGCACAACATTTTCATTCGAATTTTACAATGGACCAGAAATACCTTGCTTACGAATCATCAAGAAGTGCGCTCCCATTAAGCCTAAAAGTGCAGCCGGCAGGAAGAATACGTGGATCGCGAAGAAACGAGTCAAGGTTTGTGCACCAACGATCGTTGAATGTCCGGAAAGTAATATCTTAATGTAAGGACCAATCAATGGAACAGCCTCTGCAATCTGCAATGTAACCTTAGTTGCGAATAATGCTTTCATATCCCATGGAAGCAAGTAGCCTGTCAATCCAAGAGCCAGCATGACGAAGAAAATCAGGACTCCGACGACCCAGTTCAATTCACGAGGTTTCTTATAAGCGCCCTGGAAGAACACGCGAAGCGTATGTAAGAACATCATAACGATGACAAGGCTCGCACCCCAGTGATGCATACCGCGGACAATTTGTCCAAATGCTACCTGGTTTTGAAGATAGTAAACAGACTCCCATGCATTCTTGATGTCCGGCACGTAGTACATTGTCAGGAACATCCCTGAAAGAATCTGTATGACAGTGATGAAAAACGTCAGACCGCCAAAGCAATACACGAACGCAGAAAAGTGG
This portion of the Mesobacillus sp. S13 genome encodes:
- a CDS encoding menaquinol-cytochrome c reductase cytochrome b/c subunit, translating into MHRGKGMKFVGDSRVPAERKPNIPKDYSEYPGKTEAFWPNFLLKEWMVGAVFLIGYLSLTIAHPSPLERIADPTDTGYIPLPDWYFLFLYQLLKYSYASGPYTVIGAMVIPGLAFGALLLAPFIDRGPERRPSKRPLATGFMLLAIASIFYLTWESVAHHDWEAAKKQGAIVDVEIDKNSDGYKIAQAQTCTSCHGGEFGGSATAPSLLDTKLNAEEIADVAKNGQGNMPAVFKGTDEELQTLAEFIDGLSE
- the qcrB gene encoding menaquinol-cytochrome c reductase cytochrome b subunit, producing the protein MLNKIYDWVDERLDITPLWRDIADHEVPEHVNPAHHFSAFVYCFGGLTFFITVIQILSGMFLTMYYVPDIKNAWESVYYLQNQVAFGQIVRGMHHWGASLVIVMMFLHTLRVFFQGAYKKPRELNWVVGVLIFFVMLALGLTGYLLPWDMKALFATKVTLQIAEAVPLIGPYIKILLSGHSTIVGAQTLTRFFAIHVFFLPAALLGLMGAHFLMIRKQGISGPL